A DNA window from Vigna angularis cultivar LongXiaoDou No.4 chromosome 1, ASM1680809v1, whole genome shotgun sequence contains the following coding sequences:
- the LOC108341946 gene encoding vacuolar iron transporter homolog 4: protein MDSLGTSSNERPINHVEILKHSNDIEANPNQDMEENNIEYPEREHCLGAAVFGAKTGLFVTTLLMIAIEALNENIIVIFLAGFLGIVAGACSMPIEEFVSVDTEVAQMKVHHKEHNEMEEDDILLNPFQASLASAIGFSIGGMVSVLIATFIRDYKLRLLVISVAMLALLIFGGMIAVLRKSKTLVRRNGDSGDWRLDNYGYYFWL from the coding sequence ATGGATTCTCTTGGCACTAGTAGCAATGAAAGGCCAATTAACCATGTTGAGATTCTCAAACACTCTAATGATATAGAAGCAAACCCTAACCAAGACATGGAAGAAAACAATATTGAGTACCCTGAAAGGGAACATTGTCTTGGGGCAGCTGTGTTTGGAGCCAAAACTGGGTTGTTCGTAACCACCTTACTGATGATTGCCATTGAAGCTTTGAATGAAAACATCATAGTCATATTTCTTGCTGGTTTTTTAGGAATAGTTGCTGGGGCTTGCAGCATGCCAATTGAAGAGTTTGTATCTGTTGACACAGAGGTAGCTCAAATGAAAGTCCACCATAAAGAACAcaacgaaatggaggaagatgatATACTTCTAAACCCTTTTCAAGCTTCCTTAGCATCAGCAATTGGATTTTCTATTGGTGGAATGGTGTCAGTGCTAATAGCTACTTTCATAAGGGATTATAAGCTCAGGCTGCTAGTTATTTCTGTGGCTATGTTGGCATTGTTGATATTTGGAGGGATGATTGCAGTACTTAGAAAAAGTAAAACTCTAGTGAGAAGGAATGGTGATAGTGGTGATTGGAGGTTAGATAACTATGGCTATTATTTTTGGCTTTAA